One segment of Myotis daubentonii chromosome 11, mMyoDau2.1, whole genome shotgun sequence DNA contains the following:
- the TMEM215 gene encoding transmembrane protein 215, with amino-acid sequence MRPDDINPRTGLVVALVSVFLVFGFMFTVSGMKGETLGNIPLLAIGPAICLPGIAAIALARKTEGCTKWPENELLWVRKLPCFRKPKDKEVVELLRTPSDLESGKGSSDELAKKAGLRGKLPSQGQAEVPVASSITTPTPTEEGECQSLVRSGQQEETSRCLDGYRPSGSSLTYSALGATCSAGDRSECPEPEDSIFFVPQDSIIVCSYKQNSPYDRYCCYINQSQGRWGHETIV; translated from the coding sequence ATGCGGCCTGATGACATTAACCCGAGGACGGGGCTGGTGGTGGCCCTGGTCAGTGTCTTCCTGGTCTTTGGCTTCATGTTCACTGTCTCGGGGATGAAAGGAGAGACTCTGGGAAACATACCCCTCCTGGCCATCGGACCAGCCATCTGCCTGCCAGGCATCGCGGccattgccctggccaggaaaACTGAGGGGTGCACCAAGTGGCCCGAAAATGAGCTGCTCTGGGTCCGAAAGTTGCCCTGCTTCCGGAAACCCAAGGACAAGGAGGTGGTGGAGCTGCTGAGGACCCCTTCGGACCTGGAGTCAGGCAAGGGAAGCTCCGATGAGCTGGCTAAGAAGGCAGGCCTCCGGGGGAAGCTGCCCTCCCAGGGGCAGGCcgaggtgcctgtggccagctcTATCACTACTCCCACCCCCACGGAAGAAGGAGAATGCCAGAGCCTGGTCCGGAGCGGGCAGCAGGAGGAGACGTCCAGATGCCTGGACGGCTACCGTCCCTCCGGCAGTTCCCTCACCTACAGTGCCTTGGGTGCCACGTGCTCAGCCGGGGACAGGTCCGAGTGCCCCGAGCCGGAGGACAGCATCTTCTTTGTGCCCCAGGACAGTATCATCGTTTGCTCCTACAAGCAGAACAGTCCCTATGACAGATACTGTTGTTACATCAATCAGAGCCAAGGCAGGTGGGGCCACGAGACGATAGTCTAA